From one Magnolia sinica isolate HGM2019 chromosome 18, MsV1, whole genome shotgun sequence genomic stretch:
- the LOC131232295 gene encoding uncharacterized protein LOC131232295 yields MENTYSRNQKDRDRNIEKKKKKKKKQEWKAERQREKMKNKKKKQEWKAHEDISIKFPPRVPSPIAYLPSTILDLFNLGYQQQRFESPLFLRNLLHRFGFSGPWVKLVERCWANCWFSVLVNGDSAGFFKSTRGLGKGDLLSPNLFILAAEALSRGISNLMARGDYTPYQLGRRCPQVSHLLYADDTLLFLNEGLKSIRAMKSFLTSYQRASGQEVNVVKSSFLCSGRLSAPGPSSIQRALGISRTSSDLLYLGVLVGAGRRKAVDFQHLLDKVDCRIRGWQSRCLTQAGRAVLQQNVLTSIPVHTLAAVQVPCGVLKDLERRFSDFFWGWNEGKKKLHWRSWSHITTPKSEGGLSIRNLTEVMVALGLKLV; encoded by the exons atggag AACACCTACAGCAGAAATCAGAAAGACAGAGACAGAAacatagagaagaagaagaagaagaagaagaaacaggaGTGGAaagcagagagacagagagagaagatgaagaataagaagaagaaacaggAATGGAAAGCTC ATGAGGATATTTCTATCAAGTTTCCACCCCGCGTACCTTCACCAATAGCATACCTTCCGTCCACAATACTCGATCTCTTCAATCTAGGATAT caGCAACAGAGATTCGAATCCCCTCTCTTCCTTAGGAACCTACTGCATAGATTTGGTTTTTCTGGCCCGTGGGTGAAGCTGGTAGAACGTTGCTGGGCTAATTGTTGGTTCTCGGTTCTGGTCAATGGTGACAGTGCGGGTTTCTTCAAATCAACAAGAGGTCTAGGCAAGGGCGATCTATTATCTCCCAATTTGTTTATTTTGGCTGCTGAAGCTTTGAGCAGGGGAATATCAAATCTGATGGCCAGAGGCGACTACACCCCCTATCAGCTTGGCAGGAGATGTCCCCAGGTCTCGCATTTATTGTACGCCGATGATACGCTTTTATTCCTTAATGAGGGCCTGAAATCGATTAGGGCCATGAAAAGTTTCCTCACTTCCTATCAAAGGGCCTCTGGCCAGGAAGTTAATGTAGTCAAGAGCAGCTTCCTTTGCTCGGGGCGCCTCTCAGCCCCTGGGCCCTCCTCCATTCAACGGGCTCTTGGGATCTCTAGGACATCCTCTGACTTGCTTTATCTGGGAGTTTTGGTTGGTGCAGGCAGGAGGAAAGCTGTAGATTTCCAACATTTGTTAGACAAGGTGGACTGCAGGATCAGAGGATGGCAGTCCAGATGCCTCACTCAAGCCGGTAGGGCTGTGCTACAGCAAAACGTGCTGACTAGTATCCCGGTGCACACGTTGGCAGCAGTCCAGGTTCCTTGTGGTGTGCTAAAGGACTTGGAAAGAAGGTTTTCTGATTTCTTTTGGGGCTGGAATGAAGGCAAGAAAAAGCTGCACTGGAGAAGCTGGTCACACATTACGACTCCCAAATCGGAAGGAGGGTTGAGCATCAGGAATTTGACAGAGGTCATGGTTGCGCTAGGACTTAAACTTGTTTAG